One genomic window of Amphiura filiformis chromosome 3, Afil_fr2py, whole genome shotgun sequence includes the following:
- the LOC140147132 gene encoding sulfotransferase 1A1-like, with protein MADENPEKKDTTIPIADLANLRGDLPPEVVHEGVLFPWHVSERAVKALKDYDVRDDDIWVTTYPKAGTHWTAEIVNLVLADGHEEKIDRTKQPMPIELDHVQPGTKIPEHLPSHMRIPQYERCKSFSSPRVLMTHLPEHMMPKQIYEGKGKVIYVLRNPKDSAVSFWHFVRPGKFNPKHELWDTFFEEFCTDETIWGGYFKYNLQFWKKHRHDKSFLFLKYEDMQRDLRGAVVQIADFVGRPLSVEAIERVVNKSTLDSMKERFHTVDQKSGKNKIGVPSTIRKGLVGDWKTRFTVAQNETFDKLYQEKMEGSDLHMDFEIKRYYSTATIMTS; from the exons ATGGCGGATGAAAATCCTGAGAAAAAAG ATACAACCATTCCAATAGCTGACCTGGCTAACCTGAGGGGTGACTTGCCACCGGAAGTAGTTCATGAAGGTGTCCTGTTTCCATGGCATGTATCAGAAAGAGCGGTAAAAGCCTTGAAAGATTATGACGTCAGAGATGATGACATCTGGGTAACAACGTATCCAAAAGCAG GAACACATTGGACAGCTGAAATCGTGAATCTTGTGCTTGCAGATGGCCATGAGGAAAAGATTGACCGCACTAAACAACCTATGCCTATCGAATTGGACCATGTTCAACCCGGGACTAAAATTCCCGAGCACCTTCCATCTCACATGAGGATACCTCAGTATGAGAGATGCAAGAGTTTTTCATCGCCTAGAGTGTTGATGACACATCTACCTGAGCATATGATGCCAAAACAGATATATGAAGGGAAAGGAAAG GTTATATATGTACTTCGCAACCCAAAGGATTCAGCCGTCTCCTTTTGGCACTTTGTTCGGCCTGGCAAATTCAACCCTAAACATGAGTTATGGGATACGTTTTTCGAAGAGTTCTGCACAGATGAAA CGATTTGGGGAGGCTACTTCAAGTATAACTtgcaattttggaaaaaacatcGCCATGACAAATCATTTCTATTTCTGAAATATGAAGATATGCAACGG GATCTTAGAGGGGCGGTTGTCCAAATAGCTGATTTTGTAGGGCGCCCTCTATCAGTTGAAGCCATAGAGCGTGTTGTTAACAAGAGTACGTTGGACAGCATGAAAGAAAGGTTTCATACGGTTGATCAAAAGTCAGGAAAGAACAAGATTGGCGTACCATCTACTATCAGGAAAG GTTTAGTCGGAGACTGGAAAACTCGGTTTACAGTAGCTCAGAATGAAACCTTTGATAAGCTTTACCAAGAGAAGATGGAAGGATCGGATCTCCACATGGATTTTGAAATAAAGCGATACTATTCTACTGCTACAATTATGACATCTTAG